DNA sequence from the Chloroflexota bacterium genome:
AGCAGCCCGGCAGCTGCCATAACGCGTAGCGATTCTGTTAGCGGGTCCACGATGGGAACGCGGTAGGACTCGTAGTCGCCCTTGTGGACCAGCACCTCCTGAGGTGAGAGCTGCAAGGAGCCACCCCCACCGCTGCCGTTCGCGCCGCCGCCGCTTCCGACACGGCCAGTGAGTTGTGCTACGGGGGTGACTGCCCGTTCACCGAACTGCAAGGGTTCTCCCTCGAGACGGCGGTCAATCTTCGAAATTGCCACCGGTATCTTCATTGCGTTGGCTCCTTTCTTTCCTGGCTGGCATCGTTTCGATCTGGCGATGACTGCTGGATTTCATTTCCCATTGTACCACAGATATCGCTCATCGATCTGTTGGCACTATCCCGGTTTTGCAGTCATCTGGTACCTGTTGTACAATGCATCCACTTCTTAAAAGGGAGTAGAAATTTGAGTGAATTTTTCTATGGTGGACAGGCAGTACTTGAGGGAGTAATGATGCGTGGCCGTTCTCATGCGGCCGTTGCTGTGCGTGACCCGGCTGGCGAGATCGTGGTTCACCAGGAGCCGTTGACAGCGGCAGTCTATACAAAACCCTGGGCCCGGTGGCCGTTTGTGAGGGGCCTGACTCTCCTCTGGGATGCCCTGGTCCTGGGAACCCGATCGTTAATGTGGTCGGCGGACGTCGCCTTGAGCGAAGAGGACGACGTCGAGTTTACAGGTCCTGTCGCCTGGACTACTGTGGCGATCTCCCTGGCAGTCGCAATCGGCATCTTTTTCTTCATTCCTGCGGCCACTGGAAAGTGGATCGAAAACCAATTTGCCTTGTCGCCGATCGCTGGAGCTTTCCTGGAAGGGTTCCTGCGGCTGGCCCTTTTCCTCGCCTATCTCATCCTCATCGGACAGATGTCCGACATCCGGCGTGTTTTTCAATATCACGGCGCAGAACACAAGACGATCAATGCCTATGAGGCCGGTGCACCGTTGACGCCGCCGTCGGTGTCGCGCTTTTCGGTCCAGCATCCGCGTTGTGGCACAAGTTTTCTGTTGATGGTGCTGTTGATCAGTATCATTCTTTTCGCACCTTTGCACTTCAATTTCCTGCCTGGCGCCTGGAGCTTTATAGCCAGGATGATATCCAGGTTGCTGTTGATTCCAGTGGTTGCCGGGATCAGCTACGAGTTTTTGCGCTATACGGCTCAACACCAGGACAGCGCCTTTATTCGCGCAGTGACGGCGCCGGGGCTTGCCCTGCAGCGCCTAACAACCCGAGAGCCCGAGTTGGATATGCTGCAATGTGCTATCGACGCCCTGGTTCCTGTTTTGACTGCCGATGGCATCGAGGTTGACGGCGTGACCAGTTCGGAGGTGTTGGTCGAGCCTGATACACTTGAAGAGGTGGCGGTACCAGCCTGAGGAACGGGGATCAAGTAACTGTCCCATTTCTGAATCGTAAGATGCTTAAACATTTTTCACGGAGGGTTGATCCATGCGAAATAAGATCTCCATCATTGGTGCTGGCTTCGTGGGCGCTACGGCTGCCCATTGGTGTGCCACCAAGGAATTGGGCGATGTAGTCCTTGTCGACATTGTCGACGGCATGCCCCAGGGCAAGGCGTTGGACCTCCTGGAGGCAGGCCCTGTCGAGGGATATGACCTGAACATTATCGGTACCAACGACTACAAGGACACGGCCGATTCCGACATTGTCGTGATTACCGCCGGTTTGCCTCGCAAACCAGGAATGACCCGTGAAGACCTGGTGGGAGTCAACTCCAAGATCGTGACCGAGGTCGTCCGGGAGGTAGCCAGGTACTCTCCCAAGGGCATCATCATTCTGGTCACCAACCCGCTGGATACCATGTTATATGTCGCCAAACGTGCCAGTGGTTTTCCCCGGGAACGGGTTATTGGTCAGGCGGGTGTTCTGGACAGCGCCCGTATGCGGGCTTTCATTGCCCTGGAACTGGGTGTCAGCGTCGAAAACATCCATGCCTTCGTTATGGGAGGCCATGGCGACGAAATGGTGCCCCTGCCTCGTTATTCCACGGTAGCCGGCGTACCCATTACCGAGTTGATGCCGCCTGAACGAGTCGAGTCAATCGTGCAGCGAACCCGCAAGGGGGGCGGTGAGATCGTGTCACTGCTGAAAAAGGGCAGCGCGTTCTTCGCTCCAAGCGCCGCCACCATGCAGATGGTAGAGGCCATTCTGAAGGACAAAAAGCAAATCTTGCCCTGCTCCATCTATCTGGAGGGCGAATATGGCCTGAGCGATATTTGCTTCGGTGTGCCTGTCAAGCTGGGCAGGGATGGCGTGGAAGATATCCTTGAGATCGAACTGAATGAAGACGAGAAGGCCGGATTGAACCGTTCGGCCGCGCTGATCCGATCCAGCATGGAAGCGCTGGACCTGTAAGGAGGCGAGGGAAGATGACCAGGTGTTTGGTCGTATATGCCAGTAAGTACGGATCCACCCGGGAAGTTGCTCAGGCTATTGCCGATGGCTTAGGGGCCGATTTGGCTGCCGCGGGAAGCTATCCGGATGTTCGCCCCTATGATTTGGTCGTTTTGGGGTCGCCCATTTATGGCGGTGATTATCGGGAAGCGATGATCAAGTTCGTTCGCACAAAAAAGAGTGCTCTGTCCAAGCGCATGATTGCTGCTTTCATCACTGCTGCGGCCGACTGGAAGATCGACCCGGGACTTACCGGCGATGAGGATGAACTGCTTTTCACCCAGGATGAGTATGCGCAAGGTCTGGCGCAGATGGCCGGCGGAGAGACCCTCAGTTTCAAGGGTTTCGGTGGCCGCCTGATCCCGGAGGATCTTGATGCGTCGGATTTCGAAATGCTGAGTTGGTTTTATCGCTGGTTGATGCGGGAGCCGTTAAGGGGCTTTGATTTGATCGACCTGCCAGAAGCCTCTCTCTGGGGCACGGAACTTCGGGAGATGGTTGGTATTCAGGAAGAGTCATAATCGGCCAATCAGGCAGCCCACTCAACTGGCCGGCGGCGAGGCCTTGGACAGTCGTGGCCTGACGAAATCATTCAGGAGGAATATCGAGATGCAGTATGGACAGGTGAGCAGCTACGGAATTGACAATCATGGTGTGTTAAACACCGGGGATATTCACTGGAATCTTTCGCCACCCAAGCTGGTGGAAATGGCAGTGCTGCGAGGCGAAGGAATCCTGGCCGAAGGAGGTCCCTTTGTCACGGTGACAGCGCCCTATACAGGCCGGTCACCCAACGATAAATACACCGTGAAAGAGCCCTCCACGGAGGAGAATATCTGGTGGGGAAAGGTCAATGTCCCCATCGCCGAGGAAGTCTTCAAGTGTCTTTACCGCAAGGTGCTGGCTTACTTTCAGCATAGGGACCTGTTCGTACGCGATGCCTACTGCGGGGCCGATCCCGATTACCACCTCAAGGTACGAGTAGTATCCGAACGTGCGTCCGCAAGCCTGTTTGTCTACAACATGTTTGTGGACCCTGACCCTTCGGAATGGAGCTACTTTG
Encoded proteins:
- a CDS encoding DUF1385 domain-containing protein, translated to MSEFFYGGQAVLEGVMMRGRSHAAVAVRDPAGEIVVHQEPLTAAVYTKPWARWPFVRGLTLLWDALVLGTRSLMWSADVALSEEDDVEFTGPVAWTTVAISLAVAIGIFFFIPAATGKWIENQFALSPIAGAFLEGFLRLALFLAYLILIGQMSDIRRVFQYHGAEHKTINAYEAGAPLTPPSVSRFSVQHPRCGTSFLLMVLLISIILFAPLHFNFLPGAWSFIARMISRLLLIPVVAGISYEFLRYTAQHQDSAFIRAVTAPGLALQRLTTREPELDMLQCAIDALVPVLTADGIEVDGVTSSEVLVEPDTLEEVAVPA
- the mdh gene encoding malate dehydrogenase, with the protein product MRNKISIIGAGFVGATAAHWCATKELGDVVLVDIVDGMPQGKALDLLEAGPVEGYDLNIIGTNDYKDTADSDIVVITAGLPRKPGMTREDLVGVNSKIVTEVVREVARYSPKGIIILVTNPLDTMLYVAKRASGFPRERVIGQAGVLDSARMRAFIALELGVSVENIHAFVMGGHGDEMVPLPRYSTVAGVPITELMPPERVESIVQRTRKGGGEIVSLLKKGSAFFAPSAATMQMVEAILKDKKQILPCSIYLEGEYGLSDICFGVPVKLGRDGVEDILEIELNEDEKAGLNRSAALIRSSMEALDL
- a CDS encoding flavodoxin domain-containing protein, which translates into the protein MTRCLVVYASKYGSTREVAQAIADGLGADLAAAGSYPDVRPYDLVVLGSPIYGGDYREAMIKFVRTKKSALSKRMIAAFITAAADWKIDPGLTGDEDELLFTQDEYAQGLAQMAGGETLSFKGFGGRLIPEDLDASDFEMLSWFYRWLMREPLRGFDLIDLPEASLWGTELREMVGIQEES